The genomic window AACCTCAGCAAGCACTCCAACTATTCTTCTAACCATCTTCCAGATAAAATGAGAACCTGTAATTCGTATTAAAATTAAATCCCCGTATTCCTTAATCTGAATTTCCTCGACCTTGACCCTGGTTGATTTCTCTTCAGGGTCGTCATCTGTAAATGACTGAAAGTCCTTCATCCCAATAAACAGCCCTGCCACCTGTTTCATCTTTTCAATATCGAGTTTGTCTTTTATCCACCAGACATACTTCTTTCCAAAGGCGGTTCTCCTGCGGGATATCTGATAAACATAACTCCTTGAAACCGCATCATGCCTCGCATGAAAACTCTGGGGCGCCTTCTCGATTCCAAGAATATTTATATCAGCAGGCAATTCATCGTTAAGTTTCATCCTGATAATATCTACAGGGAGTTTGGTTTTAAGCTCCAGATGAGCAACCTGTCTTAGCGCATGAACCCCTGCATCTGTCCTGCCGGAGCCCTGGAAATCAAACTCCATAGGATAAAATATCTTTTTAAGAGCAAAGCTGATTTCACCCTGAACAGATCGGGCGTTCTTCTGAATCTGCCATCCCCTGAAGCGGGTGCCTTCGTATTCAATATATAGTTTAAACCGGCTCATAGTTTATTTCCAAAATTATGATTATAGCTTTTGTGTATAGGTTTAACAAGGTCTTAAAAACTTGTTGCTCCTGTGATTTAACAGATAAAAGTTCTACATCTCTTCATCCTGATAATCCCTCATTTTCTTTCTGAGCCGGATAAATCCATATATAGTCAAAAATGCGGCGATGAAAAACAGTATCAGATAGATGTGGTCAGAGATATAGGCAAACCAAGTGTACTGGTGTTTCCCCTTATCCCTCTTCCATTTATACTCTATCTCTGTAAAGTCTGCGCCGGATTCATCTCTTACCGCATCATAGAAACCAGCACCACT from Nitrospirota bacterium includes these protein-coding regions:
- the truA gene encoding tRNA pseudouridine(38-40) synthase TruA, producing the protein MSRFKLYIEYEGTRFRGWQIQKNARSVQGEISFALKKIFYPMEFDFQGSGRTDAGVHALRQVAHLELKTKLPVDIIRMKLNDELPADINILGIEKAPQSFHARHDAVSRSYVYQISRRRTAFGKKYVWWIKDKLDIEKMKQVAGLFIGMKDFQSFTDDDPEEKSTRVKVEEIQIKEYGDLILIRITGSHFIWKMVRRIVGVLAEVGRGKLSPGKVEEFIKTKSGEPARLTAPPSGLFLEHVYYKDDKKMPELTPLIKI